The proteins below are encoded in one region of Telopea speciosissima isolate NSW1024214 ecotype Mountain lineage chromosome 10, Tspe_v1, whole genome shotgun sequence:
- the LOC122643528 gene encoding uncharacterized protein LOC122643528 → MGGRYEFFNAGSDGRSFRDEELEEEDVWSVVMDTKDSTSKVTSYVTSSCSVSSTSTVKRFPTASRMIPRPNNSSHEIDLTQKSSAPVRIPDWSKIYGKNPTKGYDGGYSYGCGGGGGYGQATTVSNSEGFDGIFGDDDDDDDHIPPHEWIAKKLSMSQISSFSVCEGVGRTLKGRDLSKVRNAVLTRTGLLE, encoded by the coding sequence ATGGGAGGTAGATATGAATTTTTCAACGCTGGTAGTGATGGGAGATCATTCAGGGACgaagaattggaagaagaagatgtttgGTCAGTAGTAATGGACACAAAAGACTCCACTTCCAAGGTCACCAGTTACGTGACCTCCTCCTGCTCTGTTTCTTCTACTTCGACTGTGAAGCGTTTTCCAACTGCTTCAAGAATGATTCCAAGACCAAATAATTCTTCCCACGAGATCGATCTTACGCAGAAATCGTCAGCACCTGTAAGAATACCAGACTGGTCTAAGATTTATGGGAAGAATCCAACAAAGGGATACGATGGCGGCTATAGCTAtggctgtggtggtggtggtggttatgGTCAAGCTACTACTGTTAGTAACAGTGAGGGCTTTGACGGAATttttggtgatgatgatgacgatgacgaTCATATCCCACCCCATGAATGGATCGCTAAGAAGTTGTCGATGAGTCAgatttcttccttctctgtGTGTGAAGGTGTTGGAAGGACTTTGAAGGGGAGGGATCTCAGCAAAGTGAGGAACGCAGTTCTGACGCGAACTGGTTTGTTAGAATAG